A single region of the Vicia villosa cultivar HV-30 ecotype Madison, WI linkage group LG4, Vvil1.0, whole genome shotgun sequence genome encodes:
- the LOC131597835 gene encoding uncharacterized protein LOC131597835 produces MPQNAMLEFELFDVWGINFMGPFPPSFGKNYILVAVDYVSKWVEAVALPTNDARVVIKFVKEKIFARFGTSWQVEVSNKQLKQILEKTMNSSRKDWASKLDDALWVYRTAFKTPIGDSRILQLHELEEFRNRAYENAKIYKDQAKKWNDRRIQRKEFWEGQMVILFNSRLKLFPDKLRSKWSGPFVIHKVFPHRAVELKNPTNGDTFKVNGQRLKPYYQGQESGQIHVVRLAR; encoded by the exons ATGCCTCAGAATGCCATGCTAGAATTCGAACTCTTTGATGTATGGGGCATCAATTTTATGGGTCCATTTCCACCATCTTTTGGAAAGAATTATATATTGGTCGCGGTGGATTATGTATcgaagtgggttgaagcagttgCATTACCAACCAATGATGCGAGAGTGGTTATCAAATTTGTGAAGGAAAAAATCTTTGCACGGTTTGGG ACAAGCTGGCAAGTGGAAGTGTCAAATAAGCAACTGAAGCAGATCCTAGAGAAGACTATGAACTCATCGCGAAAGGATTGGGCAAGTAAGTTAGATGATGCATTATGGGTGTACCGCACTGCGTTCAAAACACCTATAG GAGATTCCCGAATTCTTCAACTTCATGAACTAGAGGAATTTCGGAATCGAGCTTATGAAAACGCAAAAATCTACAAGGATCAAGCCAAGAAATGGAATGATCGTAGGATCCAAAGGAAGGAGTTTTGGGAAGGCCAAATGGTAATCTTATTTAACTCCAGGTTAAAGTTGTTCCCTGACAAGCTGAGGTCAAAATGGTCAGGACCGTTCGTGATTCACAAGGTGTTCCCTCACAGGGCAGTTGAATTGAAGAACCCGACTAATGGAGACACGTTTAAGGTGAACGGGCAGAGGCTGAAGCCATATTACCAAGGCCAAGAGAGTGGCCAAATTCATGTTGTTCGTCTCGCAAG gtaa